The window CCTTGTAGAATCCGCCTTAGGGTCGCATCCGACAATCAATATCCTTTGTCCCATCTCGGCCAATGCAGCCAGGGTGTTTTGAGAAGTCGTCGATTTGCCTATTCCTCCTTTTCCATAAAATGCAATTTGCCTTATTCCACTCACAACTACCTCCTTTTTACTCGTTTTTTTTTATGGCTAAATGCCGTTGCCCTTGTTCGAGCAGTAACCATGCCAAGATCGCTTTACCGAAGAAAAAACGGCTGCTTCTCCCCGTTTTACCTAGAGAACTACAGGGTTTTGTTACTAGGAATAACTCCCTAGGCCATCTCTAGAAAAATGAGCCGCATCTTGCAGATGAATTCTTTCTAACCCGGCGAAGTTAAGCTGTTAAAAAAAAGACAAAAAGGGAATGTTTGTCGAAATGCTTACATCCATTCCTTTTGTTTGGACAGTTCATAGGGAAAATAGGGGGAATTGATTCCTTTTTGTCCTCTTAGGGGGTTAAACTTGTGGCATGTTTTCTGCTTCTAAACCTGAATAAGAATGAATGGGAAAATCCTTTTGGCCGATACGACCTTGCGGGATGGGGAACAAGCTCCCGGGGTCTTTTTCAGTCCTAGGCAAAAGGTACAAATCGTTAAACTTTTGGCCCAATGCGGTATCAAGGAAATCGAAGCGGGTACACCTTCCAGCTGCAAGACCGAGATGGAAGCATTCCACAAAATCCTGTCCCTGGGGTTAAAAGTACGTATTGTTGCTTGGGGAAGAATGACTAACGAGGACTTGCAAGCCGTAAAAAGTTCTCGAGTCTCCACGGTTAATCTTTCCATACCCCTTTCAGATATTCAGATATCCACAAAACTGAGAACCAATCGAAAACAGGTACTGGAAAAAATAAAAGAATATGTAGGCAAAGCAAGGGAGATGGGGCTTGAGGTTGCCTTGGGTGGAGAAGATTCTTCCCGAGCCGAAGAAAATTTTCTTGTCGAGGCCATTGAAGTGGCAAAACAGGAAGGAGCATTTCGTTTCCGCTATGCCGACACCGTGGGGATCCTTGATCCCCTGTGCACTTACCAAACCTTATCCAGGCTTAAAAAATGGACTTCTTTCCCCCTTGAGTTTCATGGCCACGACGATTTTGGCATGGCTACGGCCAATTCGATTGCTGCTTGGCGAGCAGGAGTGGCATCGATAAGTGCCACGCTCTGTGGCCTAGGAGAAAGAGCGGGCAACGGGGCACTTGAAGAAATAGCTTTTTTCCTGGCCCTCCGAGAAAACGTAGATGTCGGAATCGATTTAAAAGGGCTTTTTTCATTGTGTCTCTTAACGTCCCGTCTTTCTAAGAGAAAAATTCCCCCTTGGAAGAGTATTATCGGAGAAGAAATTTTCCTCCATGAGTCGGGAATCCATGTGGATGGCATTCTTAAAAATCCAAGAAATTACGAACCTTTTAATCCCTCCATCATCGGCAGGAAACACCGTTTTACCTTGGGAAAACATTCGGGAAGAAAATCGGTCCTGTGGACCTACGAAAAACTGGGAATCACCTTGAGTGAACAAAAGGCCACAGAAATCTTACACAAGATTAAGAATTTCACGGCAACCAAGAAAAGGCCTCCTTCGAAGGAAGAGCTTTTTCAATTTTTAACCGAAAATTTTCCCCACTCTTCGAATATCGGCACTTAAAATAAAGTTTCTTTCTTGCAGCTCCCCATGACCTAATCTTCCAGCCATCCTTTCTTATCGTTTTGCAAGCAGAAGCAAAAACTAGCCCCTAGCTCTCCTAAACGGCCAATTCAGCTTCTTCTTTATACCAAGAGTAGAGTTTTTTACCGTTCCGTCAGACTTACTCACTGCTGCTCAAACAGGGACAAAGCTGACAGACTTCCTCGTCGAGGCGGACGGGGCCGGCGCGTGCGCGTCAGTCCAGAGCCTTCCTCTCCACGGGCCGCCTTCCGGTGGAACTCACCGCAGGGCCGTTCAAGACGGCCAATATGAGGTAAAACAGACAAGAAAGATTGAAAAAGATCAAATAATGAATCAACTGTTCAAACCCCTAGAACCAACCTTCTTAGGCCGATTGCCTCCCCCACAAGTCTAATCTTTTAGGGAGGGTGCATTTAAGCAGGGTTTTTCTATGGTCAGCCTTGGATTGTCATCCATGGATACAATGATTCATCCGGCATTCCCTTTCTGCTACCAGAAAATCGTGCATTGGGTGGCTCTTTTCCTTTACCCCCCCGATTGCTTGCGCAATCGTCTCCGGCAGTCTAGACTTTCCCGGCTACGTCCAGGGATCCTTTGCCGCAGTGCCGCCGCTACCGGCCTTCCTCGCCACGGCTAGGGCAGTTGCGGTCGCCAATTACTTGGGAGACTTTGCCGCATCCAGATCAAAATCGAGCTCTGCGCCTCATGCCGGACACACCCACGGCCGATCCTTGGGAGGGAGTCAACCGTTTGTCCAAACACGGACCGGGCACAAAAGGCTGCCCGGGTAGGGACGATCAGCAATGATCCGGCTTTGGGCCCCCTCCACTGCCATAGCCCCTTGACTGATACACCCAACAGCTTCGCCGCCTTGGCTGTGCCCATGGTGCTATACATCTGGAAATTATACGTCGATGCGCTTGTTATCCGATACCAGGGGCAAGCTCCAGGTGCAAATGGGAGAAGGGCAAGCTTTTCAAGGCAACAATCGATGGGTTTCGTGTAGGCCGCATTCTCTTTTTATTCCAAAAAAACGCGTTTCTTCTGCCTTCATCCCCTCTTCAAGCCTTCTTGTTGTATGAACATCGCCAATGGAAACGTAGCCCTGGTAGACAAGGGGATGAACCGGCAGATGATGTTCATGTATAAATTGCTTAACCTTTTCATCTGTCCAATCAGCAATGGGATGGATCTTGACACGGTTCCAATGCCATGTTGCAAGTGCAATATTCTTTCTCGTTGAGGATTGTTC is drawn from Methylacidiphilum infernorum V4 and contains these coding sequences:
- a CDS encoding homocitrate synthase/isopropylmalate synthase family protein, encoding MNGKILLADTTLRDGEQAPGVFFSPRQKVQIVKLLAQCGIKEIEAGTPSSCKTEMEAFHKILSLGLKVRIVAWGRMTNEDLQAVKSSRVSTVNLSIPLSDIQISTKLRTNRKQVLEKIKEYVGKAREMGLEVALGGEDSSRAEENFLVEAIEVAKQEGAFRFRYADTVGILDPLCTYQTLSRLKKWTSFPLEFHGHDDFGMATANSIAAWRAGVASISATLCGLGERAGNGALEEIAFFLALRENVDVGIDLKGLFSLCLLTSRLSKRKIPPWKSIIGEEIFLHESGIHVDGILKNPRNYEPFNPSIIGRKHRFTLGKHSGRKSVLWTYEKLGITLSEQKATEILHKIKNFTATKKRPPSKEELFQFLTENFPHSSNIGT